Proteins from one Chroococcidiopsis sp. CCMEE 29 genomic window:
- a CDS encoding type IV pilus twitching motility protein PilT: MTESQRQPIYPATPRVPPMPPPRQTPNNNEAMGVVQLQRSQTIQAVHGLPPTVLPPLPATSHHPAAATPMPNSACAWPNNAAPTLEQLVREAYDRGVSDLHLGVGEVPRFRDRGQIIITDYPETDEATFFGWLREVLSDRQIEQFQQELEYDGATQYDGLARVRINIFVALNGPAMVLRLIPLKILTLEQLNLPPVFQDLCQYHKGLILVTGPTGSGKSTTLAAMIDYINKEMAKHIISIEDPVEFVHQSQKSLIKQREVGIHTLKFDNALKASLREDPDIILIGEMRDRETVNTALKAAQTGHLVFGTLHTNSAVKTIERILNLYNPEEQGPMRIQVAESLVAVIAQGLVRTTDSKRAAVHEIMINTDAVKDYIIRNEVEEIEAIIPRCNFEGMCTMNQSLYQLYEEGRITEETALEASPKLNEMAMTLRGRI, translated from the coding sequence ATGACAGAATCACAGCGCCAGCCGATTTACCCAGCTACACCTCGCGTTCCTCCCATGCCGCCACCAAGGCAAACCCCTAATAACAATGAGGCGATGGGGGTGGTCCAGTTGCAGCGATCGCAAACGATACAGGCAGTTCACGGTTTGCCTCCTACTGTCCTACCTCCATTACCAGCGACTAGTCATCATCCCGCTGCTGCAACACCCATGCCCAATTCTGCCTGCGCCTGGCCTAACAATGCTGCACCGACCTTAGAGCAGTTGGTGCGGGAAGCTTACGATCGGGGCGTTTCCGACTTGCATTTGGGTGTCGGCGAAGTACCCCGCTTTCGCGACCGGGGTCAGATCATCATCACAGATTATCCCGAAACTGACGAAGCAACGTTTTTTGGCTGGCTGCGGGAAGTTCTGAGTGACCGGCAAATTGAGCAGTTTCAACAGGAGCTGGAATACGACGGTGCCACGCAATACGATGGGTTGGCACGAGTGCGGATTAACATTTTCGTCGCTCTCAACGGTCCGGCGATGGTGTTGCGGTTGATTCCGCTGAAAATTCTCACACTAGAACAGCTGAATTTGCCACCTGTATTTCAAGATTTATGCCAGTACCATAAGGGATTGATTTTGGTTACAGGACCAACAGGTTCTGGTAAATCCACGACATTGGCAGCGATGATCGACTATATCAACAAGGAGATGGCAAAGCACATCATCTCAATTGAAGATCCAGTCGAATTTGTGCATCAAAGTCAAAAATCGCTGATTAAGCAACGGGAAGTTGGGATTCACACATTGAAGTTTGACAATGCGTTGAAAGCGTCCCTGCGGGAAGACCCAGATATTATTCTGATTGGGGAAATGCGCGATCGCGAAACTGTTAACACTGCTCTAAAAGCGGCTCAAACTGGACACTTAGTTTTTGGTACCCTACACACTAACAGTGCCGTCAAGACCATTGAACGGATTTTGAACCTTTATAATCCAGAAGAGCAGGGTCCGATGCGGATTCAGGTAGCTGAATCTTTGGTCGCTGTTATTGCCCAAGGTTTGGTACGCACCACTGATAGTAAACGGGCAGCAGTTCACGAAATCATGATCAATACGGACGCTGTTAAGGACTACATTATTCGTAACGAAGTCGAAGAAATTGAGGCAATAATTCCTCGATGCAACTTCGAGGGCATGTGTACAATGAACCAATCCCTGTACCAACTTTATGAAGAAGGACGGATTACCGAAGAAACAGCTTTAGAGGCTTCACCAAAGCTAAACGAAATGGCCATGACGCTGCGGGGTCGCATTTAA
- a CDS encoding circadian clock KaiB family protein yields MNQAKSSFPKLFKGIALFTPGGDLIYCVDPTKQARWHLQLCAGLQEILDLPEPPHFLVPCYTATIDRWLNPRTQQVQTFAEAYPLVLRHQALLNAVFEIEELVWQASPWQEGLCDPMALATYRSSFPQLWEDHNLIVRFERWETSQGFELTPTTTENASALLGLTPQMRTDRLPLPLRKRLSGVSQMQPTLGEHQSTASSLLQPPEMLGYVLRLFVAGHSATTERILQTLHQLLEQYLHHAYTLKVIDVFKHPEQAEADQVSATPTLVKVWPQPIRRLVGELDNLEKLLQILQSPQA; encoded by the coding sequence TTGAATCAAGCTAAATCGAGCTTTCCCAAACTATTCAAAGGCATCGCCCTATTTACACCAGGGGGAGATTTAATTTACTGCGTTGATCCTACCAAGCAAGCACGCTGGCATTTACAGTTATGTGCTGGGCTGCAAGAAATTTTGGACTTACCAGAGCCGCCCCATTTTTTAGTACCTTGCTACACAGCGACTATTGATCGTTGGTTAAATCCGCGCACCCAGCAAGTGCAGACCTTTGCTGAAGCTTATCCGCTGGTGCTGCGACATCAGGCTCTACTGAATGCGGTTTTTGAAATAGAAGAACTAGTTTGGCAAGCATCTCCCTGGCAAGAAGGATTATGCGATCCAATGGCACTAGCTACGTATCGCTCCTCATTTCCTCAACTTTGGGAAGATCACAATCTGATTGTACGTTTTGAGCGATGGGAAACAAGTCAAGGATTTGAGTTAACACCAACTACAACGGAGAATGCTAGCGCTTTGCTGGGACTAACGCCGCAGATGCGAACAGATCGGCTTCCCCTTCCTTTAAGGAAAAGGCTCTCTGGAGTTAGCCAAATGCAACCAACGCTTGGTGAGCATCAATCTACAGCATCTTCGCTGCTACAACCACCAGAAATGCTCGGTTATGTACTCCGCTTATTTGTTGCTGGGCATAGTGCAACAACCGAGCGCATCCTTCAGACTCTACACCAACTGTTAGAGCAATATCTCCATCACGCTTACACACTGAAAGTGATTGATGTTTTTAAGCATCCAGAGCAAGCAGAAGCCGATCAAGTCTCAGCCACTCCAACCTTAGTCAAGGTGTGGCCTCAACCGATTCGCAGACTTGTGGGCGAATTAGATAATCTCGAAAAGCTCCTACAGATATTGCAATCTCCACAAGCTTAG
- the wecB gene encoding UDP-N-acetylglucosamine 2-epimerase (non-hydrolyzing) yields the protein MAKQPRQICIILGTRPEAIKLAPVIQIFQRSPSFDTRVVLTGQHREMVEQVMQLFDLKADRDLEIMQPKQSLTDITCGTLRGLEALFQQKEPNLVLVQGDTTTAFAAALAAFYQKIPVGHVEAGLRTDDLFNPYPEEANRRLISQLTQLHFAPTTLAVENLQRSGVVGKIHHTGNTVIDALLAVAKRLPACYVNGLDWEKYRILLATVHRRENWGEPLSFIAQGFLQILEKFPDTAVLLPLHRNPTVREPLQALLGNHPRVFLTEPLDYAELVGAIQRSYLLLTDSGGLQEEAPSLGKPVLVLRETTERPEAVAAGTAKLVGTDPAQIVAAASHLLSNPAAYQQMATAINPFGDGHAAERIFQVVENYFS from the coding sequence ATGGCAAAACAACCCCGACAAATTTGCATTATCTTAGGCACTCGTCCAGAAGCAATTAAACTGGCTCCAGTGATCCAGATATTCCAGCGATCGCCCAGTTTTGACACCCGGGTAGTTTTAACTGGACAGCATCGGGAAATGGTTGAGCAAGTGATGCAGCTATTCGATCTGAAGGCAGATCGAGATTTGGAGATCATGCAGCCGAAACAATCTCTAACTGACATTACTTGCGGCACTTTACGGGGGTTGGAAGCATTATTCCAGCAAAAAGAACCAAACTTAGTCTTAGTCCAGGGAGATACGACTACGGCTTTTGCAGCAGCACTGGCAGCGTTTTACCAAAAAATCCCAGTGGGACATGTAGAAGCCGGACTAAGAACCGACGATCTGTTTAATCCCTACCCCGAGGAAGCCAACCGGCGTTTAATTTCCCAGCTGACTCAGCTGCACTTTGCGCCAACCACACTTGCTGTCGAAAATCTGCAACGCTCTGGAGTCGTGGGTAAAATTCACCACACTGGCAACACCGTTATTGACGCTCTCCTAGCAGTTGCCAAGCGTCTCCCAGCTTGCTATGTCAATGGTCTGGACTGGGAGAAATACCGCATCCTGTTAGCTACAGTCCATCGGCGAGAAAACTGGGGAGAGCCACTTTCCTTCATTGCTCAAGGATTTTTACAAATATTAGAAAAGTTCCCCGATACGGCTGTGCTGTTGCCATTGCATCGGAACCCTACAGTGCGAGAACCTCTACAGGCGCTTTTGGGTAATCATCCGAGAGTTTTCTTAACAGAACCTCTAGACTACGCTGAACTGGTGGGAGCAATTCAGCGCTCCTACCTGCTATTGACTGATTCGGGTGGCTTACAAGAAGAAGCACCCAGTTTGGGCAAACCAGTTCTGGTGCTGCGAGAAACAACGGAACGACCAGAAGCCGTTGCTGCTGGTACAGCTAAGTTAGTAGGAACTGATCCGGCTCAAATTGTTGCTGCCGCCAGTCACTTGTTAAGCAATCCAGCAGCTTATCAACAAATGGCAACAGCAATTAATCCGTTTGGAGATGGTCATGCAGCAGAGCGGATTTT
- a CDS encoding Ycf66 family protein encodes MLAYILALAVGLGSLGIYLAAFFFPEVHRKNDFIWSGVGLFYTLILWVCAGRITGSLLLGQVAGVALLGWSVTQTLQLRRQLTPRYQQTELPSAEEVKNNVQDKISDLSPLQRLSQLGKRVSGSATTAKNRLQENLSGLTQRKPQAQQPSGSPATGKAPAPQAAEEQARVQIIDNRIPIPEQPEPATATEEPTKGSPLGAPAATTDQPAGPDMPGSSGKEPIPVEEIALEVELAPTAEPPGSGDPQDRQNPPLPPVAMEAVPIETPQTAPSPPSDSESSPEGDIPEPIHPNPPDPELVEAAIQDAEEKHLEASPPESVDPDSAETNE; translated from the coding sequence ATGCTGGCATACATCCTAGCTTTGGCTGTTGGTCTTGGCAGCCTGGGGATCTACTTAGCTGCTTTCTTTTTCCCCGAAGTCCACCGCAAGAATGATTTTATTTGGAGTGGGGTGGGGCTGTTCTATACCTTAATCTTATGGGTGTGTGCTGGAAGGATTACTGGAAGTCTCCTGTTAGGTCAAGTAGCTGGTGTGGCTCTATTGGGTTGGTCAGTCACGCAAACACTACAGTTACGCCGCCAACTTACCCCACGCTACCAACAAACAGAGTTACCGAGCGCTGAAGAGGTCAAGAACAATGTTCAAGATAAAATATCCGATTTATCGCCACTACAGAGGCTTTCTCAACTGGGTAAGCGAGTTAGCGGCAGCGCTACCACTGCAAAAAATCGGCTTCAGGAAAATTTGAGTGGTTTGACCCAGCGTAAGCCTCAGGCACAGCAGCCAAGTGGCTCTCCTGCAACGGGTAAAGCTCCTGCACCTCAAGCGGCTGAAGAGCAGGCAAGAGTCCAAATTATCGACAACCGTATCCCTATACCAGAGCAGCCAGAACCCGCTACGGCTACTGAAGAACCCACAAAGGGATCGCCCCTAGGAGCACCTGCTGCCACAACAGATCAGCCAGCTGGTCCAGATATGCCGGGATCAAGCGGAAAAGAACCTATCCCAGTCGAGGAAATTGCTCTAGAGGTGGAATTGGCTCCAACAGCTGAGCCTCCGGGTTCAGGAGACCCGCAGGATAGACAAAATCCACCACTTCCCCCGGTTGCGATGGAAGCAGTTCCAATTGAAACACCTCAAACGGCTCCATCGCCTCCCTCAGATTCAGAGTCTTCCCCAGAGGGTGACATTCCCGAACCGATTCACCCCAATCCACCAGACCCTGAACTGGTAGAAGCTGCTATTCAGGACGCTGAAGAAAAGCATCTGGAAGCCTCACCGCCAGAGAGTGTAGATCCAGATTCTGCTGAAACCAACGAATAA
- the gndA gene encoding NADP-dependent phosphogluconate dehydrogenase, translating into MAQQSFGVIGLAVMGENLALNVERNGFPVAVFNRTPEKTDAFMAERAEGKNIKAAYTLEDFVASLERPRKILIMVKAGAPVDAVISQLKPLLDEGDIIIDGGNSLHTDTARRTRELESAGFKFIGMGVSGGEEGALNGPSLMPGGTKSSYEYLEPIFKKIAAQVEDGPCVTYIGPGGAGHYVKMVHNGIEYGDMQLIAEAYDLLKNGLGLDHLQLSDIFAEWNTTDELNSFLIEITADIFKYIDPNTNMPLVDVVLDAAGQKGTGRWTVQSALELGVCIPTMTAAVNARIMSAFKKERVAASQILTGPTGKYEGDSQAFINMIRDALYCSKICSYAQGMALLGTASQEYCYELNLSEMARIWKGGCIIRAGFLGKIQAAFQQDPALPNLLLAPEFKQTILDRQSAWREVLAAAAKLGIPVPAFSASLDYFDSYRRDRLPQNLTQAQRDYFGAHTYERVDKTGFFHTEWTRISEESLQTSTPEELEAEQPTTPPASTKR; encoded by the coding sequence ATGGCACAACAAAGCTTTGGTGTGATTGGTTTAGCCGTCATGGGCGAGAATTTAGCGCTGAATGTCGAGCGCAATGGTTTCCCAGTTGCTGTTTTTAATCGCACCCCAGAAAAAACCGATGCCTTTATGGCTGAGCGGGCAGAAGGCAAGAATATAAAAGCTGCCTATACCCTTGAAGATTTTGTCGCCTCTCTAGAGCGACCTAGAAAAATCCTGATTATGGTGAAAGCTGGTGCACCAGTGGATGCTGTAATTAGTCAGCTCAAGCCTTTACTGGATGAGGGTGACATCATTATCGACGGTGGCAACTCCCTGCATACTGATACCGCAAGACGTACCCGCGAACTAGAGTCAGCTGGATTCAAGTTTATTGGTATGGGTGTTAGTGGTGGTGAAGAAGGGGCGTTGAATGGTCCCAGCTTGATGCCCGGAGGCACGAAAAGCTCTTATGAGTATTTGGAGCCAATTTTTAAAAAGATTGCTGCTCAGGTGGAGGACGGACCCTGTGTTACCTACATCGGTCCTGGTGGTGCAGGTCACTACGTCAAGATGGTACATAACGGCATTGAGTATGGCGATATGCAGCTGATAGCTGAAGCCTACGATCTGCTGAAGAATGGCTTAGGTCTTGACCATCTTCAATTGAGTGACATTTTTGCCGAATGGAACACGACCGACGAACTCAATTCGTTTTTGATTGAGATTACAGCGGATATCTTCAAGTACATCGACCCAAACACTAATATGCCTTTGGTCGATGTGGTTCTTGATGCCGCTGGGCAGAAAGGTACAGGGCGTTGGACAGTACAGAGTGCCTTGGAATTGGGTGTTTGTATTCCAACTATGACGGCAGCGGTTAATGCTCGGATTATGTCTGCCTTCAAGAAAGAGCGGGTGGCAGCCTCCCAAATTTTGACGGGTCCAACTGGCAAGTATGAGGGAGATAGCCAAGCTTTTATCAACATGATCCGAGATGCCCTCTATTGCTCGAAGATCTGCTCCTATGCCCAAGGTATGGCGCTGTTAGGTACGGCATCACAGGAGTATTGCTATGAACTCAACTTGAGTGAAATGGCGCGAATCTGGAAGGGTGGCTGTATTATTCGGGCTGGGTTTTTAGGTAAAATTCAAGCCGCTTTTCAGCAAGATCCAGCGCTGCCGAACCTGCTGTTAGCACCGGAGTTTAAGCAGACAATTTTAGATCGACAATCGGCTTGGCGCGAAGTGTTGGCGGCAGCAGCGAAGTTGGGTATCCCAGTACCAGCGTTTAGTGCGTCGTTGGACTACTTTGATAGCTACCGGCGCGATCGCCTACCGCAAAACCTGACTCAAGCGCAGCGCGATTACTTTGGAGCGCACACCTACGAGCGGGTTGACAAAACTGGCTTCTTCCACACCGAATGGACAAGAATCTCTGAAGAATCTCTGCAAACCTCAACCCCTGAGGAACTTGAAGCCGAACAACCAACAACACCTCCGGCATCTACAAAACGGTAG